One genomic window of Paenisporosarcina antarctica includes the following:
- a CDS encoding transposase, whose protein sequence is MEKLIWGVFYMAKYSDEFKLKVVRAYLEGSLGYKALAKAFNISSESQIKRWVSAYKEFNEAGLRRKSVKQVYSVKFKLDVLNFMKQTGASYQDTAIQFNMNNPTLIVNWKGKFFKEGIEGLKEKVKGRPPMSKNPKIKAVKQESTESREELLEREIELLRLEVAYLKKLKAFREKPDVYLEKHKQRWHSNSKKKDSD, encoded by the coding sequence ATGGAAAAGCTGATTTGGGGTGTTTTTTATATGGCAAAATATAGCGATGAATTTAAATTGAAAGTTGTGAGGGCCTATTTAGAAGGTTCCTTGGGATACAAAGCTTTAGCTAAAGCATTTAATATTTCTAGTGAATCTCAAATAAAACGATGGGTAAGTGCTTATAAAGAATTCAATGAAGCTGGTTTGCGTAGGAAAAGTGTAAAACAGGTTTATTCTGTTAAATTCAAACTGGATGTATTAAACTTTATGAAACAAACAGGTGCTTCTTATCAAGACACAGCGATTCAATTTAACATGAATAATCCAACGTTAATAGTGAATTGGAAGGGTAAATTTTTTAAAGAAGGGATAGAAGGCCTGAAAGAAAAAGTGAAGGGACGGCCTCCTATGTCTAAAAACCCTAAAATCAAAGCTGTAAAACAAGAAAGTACAGAATCTCGTGAAGAACTGTTAGAACGTGAAATTGAGCTCCTTCGTCTTGAGGTCGCCTATTTAAAAAAGTTGAAAGCTTTTCGGGAGAAACCGGACGTCTATCTCGAAAAGCACAAGCAGCGTTGGCATTCGAACTCAAAGAAGAAGGATTCCGATTAA
- a CDS encoding HelD family protein, translated as MIDTKEMTYFENTLLSLEKAYKRLSTKLTDQDQSFKDLQKYIIDYKRELDKFEVYDYQQTLSMIDKQGFAQAVEREKIKKLIDSPYFGHFDFVYDGENKEDVESFYVGRFGFTDDDGKYLIYDWRAPICNMYYEFELGEGYYEALDRRFDGELTAKRQIKIEKSEIQYVLDSSLTIQDEVLQQTLSAHASEKLKTIITSIQREQNKIVRNESAYNVVIQGVAGSGKTAVALHRIAYYLYKFRDTLRAERIFILSPNKVFGDYISSVLPELGEQPISSFTLDEVTGNLLSSAVTFTSFEQETKHILMNSKSDLAKRAKLKGDFWFVQKLQAFLKELDNRLLKNESISIADVEFTSDYLQGRFKAYRKEPVITRLVLMVEDILNVLKSKRNGEGKLPSKNEINKRLKKRLLFTTPLDIYRSFMNSLGEDLFHFSKKHFESNDVYPYLYVQGYFKELKTYELVQHFVLDEMQDYTPVQYAVLAKVFACKRTIVGDFSQVLLPYETISKEAIETIFPGLEYVELKTTYRSSYEITMYAKKFMRRGDIHPIARHGKEPEEIFYTSVKQMIKMIHENLSNTSKTTAIICKTEQDLEVIKQYLQVPFHIIDGKTEKFATGVLLTTIQYAKGLEFDTVIVPFVDEERFTTEFERGLLYIATTRAMHELTVLVDAQKPSPLL; from the coding sequence ATGATTGATACAAAAGAAATGACTTATTTTGAAAATACATTATTGAGCCTTGAAAAAGCTTATAAAAGGCTATCGACAAAGCTTACTGATCAAGATCAAAGCTTTAAAGATTTACAAAAATATATAATTGACTATAAAAGAGAATTAGATAAGTTTGAAGTGTATGATTACCAGCAAACCTTAAGCATGATTGATAAACAAGGGTTTGCACAAGCAGTAGAAAGAGAGAAAATAAAAAAATTAATCGATTCTCCGTATTTTGGTCATTTTGACTTTGTTTATGATGGCGAAAATAAAGAAGATGTGGAAAGCTTTTATGTTGGACGATTTGGTTTTACAGATGACGACGGAAAATACCTCATTTACGATTGGCGTGCTCCTATTTGTAATATGTATTATGAATTCGAATTAGGTGAAGGTTATTATGAAGCACTGGATCGCCGTTTTGATGGAGAGTTGACTGCAAAACGACAGATTAAAATTGAAAAATCGGAAATTCAATATGTACTAGACAGCTCTTTAACGATTCAAGATGAGGTATTGCAGCAAACGCTAAGTGCACATGCATCAGAAAAACTGAAAACTATCATTACATCGATTCAACGTGAACAAAATAAAATTGTCCGTAATGAATCGGCCTACAATGTCGTGATTCAAGGGGTAGCAGGCTCTGGAAAAACTGCTGTCGCGCTTCACCGCATTGCTTACTATTTATATAAGTTTCGCGATACATTACGAGCGGAACGTATTTTTATTTTGTCGCCAAATAAAGTGTTTGGAGATTATATTTCGTCGGTTTTACCAGAGCTAGGAGAGCAACCGATTAGCTCCTTTACGCTTGATGAAGTGACGGGAAATTTATTGTCCTCTGCGGTGACGTTTACATCGTTTGAACAAGAAACGAAGCACATATTAATGAATTCAAAAAGTGACTTAGCCAAGCGTGCGAAGCTAAAAGGGGATTTTTGGTTTGTCCAAAAGCTACAAGCTTTTTTAAAGGAGCTAGACAATAGATTACTGAAAAATGAAAGTATCTCGATTGCAGATGTGGAATTTACGTCGGACTATTTACAGGGCCGTTTTAAAGCTTACAGAAAAGAACCTGTCATCACACGTCTAGTACTGATGGTTGAGGACATTTTGAACGTGTTGAAATCAAAGCGTAATGGTGAAGGAAAGTTACCGAGTAAAAATGAAATTAATAAGCGATTAAAGAAGCGTCTGCTATTTACGACACCCCTTGACATTTACCGTAGCTTTATGAACTCGCTTGGCGAAGATTTGTTTCATTTTTCAAAGAAGCATTTCGAAAGTAATGACGTGTATCCGTATCTTTATGTGCAAGGATATTTTAAAGAATTGAAAACGTACGAGCTCGTGCAGCATTTCGTGTTAGATGAAATGCAGGACTACACACCAGTTCAATATGCGGTCTTAGCAAAAGTCTTTGCATGTAAGCGTACAATCGTTGGCGATTTCAGCCAAGTACTATTGCCGTACGAAACAATTTCAAAAGAAGCAATTGAGACCATTTTCCCTGGCTTAGAGTACGTAGAATTAAAGACTACTTATCGGTCTTCTTACGAAATTACAATGTATGCAAAGAAATTTATGCGACGAGGTGACATTCATCCAATAGCTCGACATGGGAAAGAACCAGAAGAAATTTTTTATACTTCAGTGAAACAGATGATAAAAATGATACATGAAAATTTATCAAACACTTCGAAAACAACAGCGATTATTTGCAAAACAGAGCAAGATTTAGAGGTGATTAAACAATATTTACAAGTACCATTTCACATTATAGACGGCAAGACGGAGAAGTTTGCAACGGGTGTACTGTTAACAACGATTCAATATGCCAAAGGTTTAGAATTTGATACAGTCATTGTGCCGTTTGTAGACGAGGAGCGTTTTACAACGGAATTTGAGCGAGGGCTTCTATACATCGCTACAACGCGTGCGATGCATGAATTGACAGTGCTCGTCGATGCACAAAAGCCGTCCCCTTTACTGTAA
- a CDS encoding MerR family transcriptional regulator has product MLTNEIAKKAQVHPNTVRLYEQWQFISPVPRRPNGYRVYYDIHLKQMYIARLAFKQEFIQNNLRKMATKIVRLSGQEKFQDSLQAAHHYFYFLQSEYTYAKKAVHMANTLLQHTNSSNKIYTHKEVSTNLQVTEDTIRNWERNGLFTVKRNAQNRRQYSEEDIQKLLIIRTLRSAHFSITSILHLFEEIKEVEQVADIHTLLNTLKFKHEFYHVTDELELNLKRAVTDVQSIIAILEQLQ; this is encoded by the coding sequence ATGCTCACAAATGAGATTGCTAAAAAAGCTCAAGTCCATCCAAATACAGTGCGACTGTATGAACAGTGGCAATTTATCTCACCTGTGCCGAGAAGGCCAAATGGTTACAGAGTCTATTACGATATACACTTAAAGCAAATGTATATCGCAAGACTTGCTTTCAAGCAGGAATTTATCCAAAATAATTTACGCAAAATGGCTACAAAGATTGTACGTCTGAGTGGGCAGGAAAAGTTTCAAGATAGCTTACAAGCTGCTCATCATTATTTTTACTTTTTACAGTCTGAGTACACGTATGCTAAAAAGGCAGTTCACATGGCAAACACACTCTTACAGCATACGAATTCGTCAAATAAAATCTATACCCATAAGGAAGTATCCACCAACCTCCAAGTAACCGAGGACACGATCCGCAATTGGGAGCGAAATGGTTTATTTACAGTCAAACGCAATGCACAAAATCGCAGACAATACAGTGAAGAGGACATACAAAAGCTACTGATTATTCGTACGTTAAGAAGCGCGCATTTTTCCATTACGAGTATTTTGCATTTATTTGAAGAAATCAAAGAGGTTGAGCAAGTTGCGGATATCCATACGCTCTTAAACACACTCAAATTTAAACATGAATTTTATCATGTGACAGATGAACTTGAGCTCAATTTAAAAAGGGCAGTGACAGACGTTCAATCTATTATTGCTATATTAGAACAATTACAGTAA
- a CDS encoding ATP-binding cassette domain-containing protein gives MVTIQSIFPQYNGCLVQLILKNDDRGVNMQKSILIENAYEGNLKNISIEIPRNQLICVTGVSGSGKSTLVLDTLYQECQRQYLETTGYQGIKKPGVTRITNVSPAIQINQHHTNRNPRSSVGTMTNIYTDFRVVYEKISQRPCANCGQSFAQNEGKESYVNVKGEYVSFVECPHC, from the coding sequence ATGGTAACAATCCAATCCATTTTCCCTCAGTATAATGGATGTTTAGTACAACTTATTTTGAAAAATGATGATCGAGGTGTAAATATGCAAAAATCAATCTTAATTGAAAATGCCTATGAAGGCAATTTGAAAAATATTTCTATAGAAATTCCAAGAAATCAGCTTATTTGTGTTACAGGTGTTTCAGGTTCAGGCAAATCGACATTAGTACTCGATACGCTTTACCAAGAATGTCAGCGTCAATATTTAGAGACAACGGGCTACCAAGGCATTAAAAAGCCGGGTGTAACACGTATTACGAACGTATCGCCTGCAATCCAAATTAATCAGCATCATACGAATCGAAATCCAAGGTCTTCAGTTGGGACAATGACAAATATTTACACCGATTTTCGTGTTGTTTATGAAAAGATTAGCCAGCGTCCATGTGCTAATTGCGGACAATCGTTTGCTCAAAACGAAGGAAAAGAATCGTATGTAAATGTAAAAGGTGAGTATGTTTCGTTTGTTGAATGTCCTCATTGTTAG
- a CDS encoding excinuclease ABC subunit UvrA has protein sequence MLTRAHFSHNKSEGACEKCSGLGEEIQVNWSAIVDESLSVVEGALLYLDKGYQQYVNGILKNTFKFYELDDVLAKPIVSWSEQHKALLYKGAEAARINPEKGFPKTVTGGRFEGVEPMLWRKLADKGIEDVLKEKFLTTICSACNGERLMAVSREATVQGTRLPELTNYTLESLLHWILDVSKKLDDKQKSYVEHFLLDMKTKVERLLKVGVGYLTLNRQTITLSGGEQQKIKLAATLDSTLTGVIYLLDEPTSGLHPKDTQGMIELLKNMRELGNTVIVIEHDPDVMKAADFIIDIGPGAGTFGGEVIGIGTLDEIKATETSVTGQYLLKEEVVNTKVRVPKEWLLVENVTKYNLKGVTTRFPIGCFTAVAGASGSGKSTLIFDVMEEMKFANFDQVITVQQTPISKMRRSNVATYTDAFAVIRNLFSKESLAKERGLRISILALIQQEGAVKIVKV, from the coding sequence ATGCTAACGCGTGCACATTTTTCACACAACAAATCAGAAGGTGCATGTGAAAAATGCTCGGGGCTTGGTGAGGAAATTCAAGTCAATTGGTCAGCTATTGTGGATGAATCACTGTCGGTAGTAGAAGGAGCGCTCCTTTATTTAGATAAAGGCTACCAACAATACGTAAACGGTATTTTAAAAAATACTTTTAAGTTTTATGAACTAGACGATGTATTAGCAAAGCCAATTGTTTCGTGGTCTGAACAACATAAAGCGTTACTATATAAAGGTGCTGAAGCAGCACGAATCAATCCGGAAAAAGGTTTTCCAAAAACCGTGACTGGTGGACGCTTTGAAGGGGTTGAGCCAATGCTTTGGCGCAAGCTTGCAGACAAAGGAATAGAAGACGTACTGAAAGAGAAGTTTCTTACAACGATATGTAGCGCATGTAACGGCGAACGTTTAATGGCAGTAAGTCGTGAAGCGACAGTACAAGGAACACGTTTACCAGAACTAACAAATTACACGTTAGAAAGCTTACTTCATTGGATTTTAGATGTGTCGAAAAAGCTTGATGACAAGCAAAAAAGTTATGTTGAGCATTTCTTGCTCGATATGAAAACAAAAGTAGAGCGCTTATTAAAGGTTGGTGTTGGTTATTTAACGTTAAACCGACAAACGATTACGTTATCTGGTGGTGAGCAGCAAAAAATAAAGCTTGCAGCGACACTCGATTCAACACTTACTGGGGTCATATACTTACTCGATGAACCAACATCGGGCTTACATCCAAAAGATACACAAGGCATGATTGAACTTCTTAAAAATATGCGTGAATTAGGCAATACAGTCATTGTCATTGAGCATGATCCAGATGTTATGAAGGCAGCAGATTTTATTATTGATATCGGTCCAGGTGCCGGAACATTTGGGGGTGAGGTCATTGGTATTGGGACGTTAGATGAAATAAAAGCGACGGAAACTTCCGTAACAGGACAATACTTATTAAAAGAAGAAGTTGTGAACACAAAAGTACGTGTGCCTAAAGAATGGTTATTGGTAGAGAACGTCACAAAATATAACTTAAAAGGAGTAACGACACGGTTCCCAATCGGTTGTTTTACAGCAGTCGCAGGTGCTTCAGGTTCAGGTAAATCAACGCTTATATTTGATGTGATGGAGGAAATGAAATTTGCAAATTTCGATCAAGTGATCACCGTGCAGCAAACACCGATTTCTAAAATGCGTCGCTCCAACGTTGCAACGTATACTGACGCTTTTGCAGTCATTCGTAATTTATTTTCGAAAGAATCATTAGCAAAAGAAAGAGGTTTACGAATAAGCATTTTAGCTTTAATACAGCAGGAGGGCGCTGTGAAAATTGTGAAGGTTTAG
- a CDS encoding ATP-binding cassette domain-containing protein, with amino-acid sequence MLFFDNVELVCPVCNGKRFKDKVLEVTLFDHSISQILDMSITEASTLFKVNKKLTKIFDLLLDVGLGYVTLGQSLTTLSGGEGQRMKLAKELLTAKKGKQLFLIDEPTTGLHPVDIEHFLVLLQRIVDAGNTVIVVEHNEQVIRSADWIVELGPEGGEK; translated from the coding sequence ATGCTGTTTTTTGATAATGTCGAGCTTGTTTGTCCTGTGTGTAACGGCAAACGCTTTAAAGATAAAGTATTAGAGGTGACGTTATTTGACCATTCCATCTCACAAATTTTAGACATGTCTATTACAGAGGCTAGTACGTTATTTAAAGTCAATAAAAAACTGACGAAGATTTTTGATTTATTATTGGACGTAGGTTTAGGCTATGTTACATTAGGCCAGTCACTTACAACGCTATCTGGTGGGGAGGGGCAACGAATGAAGCTTGCTAAAGAACTTCTAACAGCGAAAAAAGGAAAGCAACTATTTTTAATTGATGAGCCAACGACAGGCTTACATCCAGTGGATATTGAGCATTTTTTAGTGCTACTGCAACGAATAGTCGATGCTGGTAATACGGTTATTGTTGTTGAACATAATGAGCAAGTCATTCGATCAGCTGATTGGATTGTTGAACTTGGTCCTGAAGGTGGAGAAAAATGA
- a CDS encoding recombinase family protein: MLIGYARVSTGLQNLDLQTDALTKYGCVKIFHDKMSGSKKQRPGLAEALKYARQGDTIVVWRLDRLGRNMQDLIDIVNNLNNQSIGFHSLQENLTMDRGNATGQLMFHLFAAFAEFERNLIQERSAAGRVAAKARGRLGGRPEKYGDKDIEMMKNLIDGGTPIKDVAERWGVSRTTIYRYLERK; encoded by the coding sequence GTGTTAATTGGATATGCACGTGTGTCAACTGGGTTACAAAACTTAGATTTGCAAACAGATGCCCTAACTAAATATGGATGTGTGAAAATTTTTCACGATAAGATGAGTGGGTCAAAAAAACAACGCCCTGGATTAGCAGAAGCGCTGAAATATGCTCGTCAAGGAGATACCATAGTTGTATGGCGACTAGATCGTCTTGGCCGAAACATGCAAGACTTGATTGACATAGTCAACAATCTGAATAACCAAAGCATTGGTTTTCACAGTCTTCAAGAGAATCTCACTATGGATCGTGGCAATGCCACCGGACAGCTAATGTTCCATCTATTTGCGGCATTTGCTGAGTTTGAACGTAATCTTATTCAAGAACGTTCAGCTGCAGGAAGAGTGGCTGCTAAAGCACGGGGGCGGCTTGGCGGTCGTCCCGAGAAATATGGAGATAAAGATATTGAAATGATGAAAAATCTTATTGATGGAGGCACACCAATCAAAGATGTGGCAGAAAGATGGGGCGTTTCTCGAACAACCATTTATCGTTATTTGGAACGTAAGTGA
- a CDS encoding AAA family ATPase, translated as MFKLRQVQETLNQAIIGREKEIDLMIIALIQGGHVLLESVPGSGKTMMAKSFAHTFDGKFKRIQFTPDVLPSDVTGISYFDQKSQEFILRPGPVMTNILLADEINRATPRTQSSLLESMEEKQVTIDGETLKLPEPFMVIATQNPVESQQGTFSLPAAQLDRFLFRIEIKYPSFEEEKRILRDFSKAPGEIRTSTVMKVSDVLEWRKAVKEVMVHEDIETYILQLIQATRQHPHVELGLSSRAALALLHASQGLAFINNRAYVTPDDVKKMFPPLATHRLMLTAEGMLIHETSDILRGIIDSVQAPVEAMV; from the coding sequence ATGTTCAAGCTTAGACAAGTTCAAGAAACTTTAAACCAAGCAATAATAGGTAGAGAAAAAGAAATTGATTTAATGATTATCGCATTAATACAAGGTGGCCATGTATTACTTGAAAGTGTTCCTGGGTCTGGGAAAACAATGATGGCCAAATCATTTGCGCATACGTTCGACGGAAAATTTAAACGAATACAATTTACGCCAGATGTTTTGCCATCTGATGTTACAGGAATTAGTTATTTTGATCAAAAGTCACAAGAGTTCATTTTAAGACCAGGTCCTGTTATGACAAATATATTGTTGGCTGATGAAATTAATCGTGCAACACCAAGAACTCAATCGAGCTTATTAGAGTCTATGGAAGAAAAACAAGTAACAATTGATGGAGAAACACTTAAACTTCCTGAACCATTTATGGTCATTGCTACACAAAATCCAGTAGAGTCACAACAAGGGACTTTTTCTTTGCCAGCAGCTCAGTTAGATCGTTTTTTATTCCGTATTGAAATAAAATATCCATCCTTTGAAGAAGAGAAGAGAATTTTACGTGATTTTAGTAAAGCACCAGGCGAAATTCGTACGTCTACTGTTATGAAAGTTTCAGATGTGTTGGAATGGAGAAAAGCCGTAAAAGAAGTGATGGTTCATGAAGATATTGAAACCTACATACTTCAATTAATACAGGCAACGAGACAACATCCTCATGTGGAACTTGGACTAAGTTCGCGCGCAGCACTGGCATTATTGCATGCTTCTCAAGGATTAGCTTTTATAAATAATCGAGCGTATGTGACACCCGATGATGTTAAAAAGATGTTTCCCCCACTTGCCACACATCGCCTCATGTTGACTGCGGAGGGAATGCTGATTCATGAAACATCTGATATACTACGCGGAATTATTGATTCAGTTCAAGCTCCAGTAGAGGCTATGGTGTGA
- a CDS encoding DUF58 domain-containing protein, whose product MQTIWVLRFIGLFLMMSLILTQYIAAGVFGFLGTIAILQTIYFKKVGQTLTFNNDKTRGRMLQGGHSVWELTFENKGFPIWNGQLYLKFQDVVFPRYHKNVNHSDLIEVIIPFTIGTNEKITVQVPIEGKKRGLSSLKQLELTIPHLYGEGAVVLFYKPLILKEQMVYPSIHKLMDFRYPSALKPGAYEYKHSIFQDVFSPVGTRDYLQSDQFHHIHWKASARMQKFQTKVFTQVANESVMLILNVAHHYSIIADLEEKIETIASYADYFYREGIPYSLAVNVRSLGRSPYLFLPTGDGQVHRQKMMDILSILSKNDLTMPFKQMMIHMDMHENLPMVVIIFTHDYEEVAPFVTKWRLQAHVDLYGLTEVGGGQKWKKRALQNY is encoded by the coding sequence ATGCAGACCATATGGGTCTTACGTTTTATCGGACTTTTTCTTATGATGTCTTTAATACTTACACAATACATAGCCGCAGGGGTGTTTGGATTTTTAGGTACAATTGCTATTTTACAAACCATTTACTTTAAAAAAGTTGGACAAACCTTAACATTTAATAACGATAAAACCAGGGGACGCATGTTACAAGGAGGACATTCTGTCTGGGAGTTAACCTTTGAAAATAAAGGATTTCCTATTTGGAATGGTCAACTATATCTGAAGTTTCAAGATGTTGTCTTTCCTAGGTATCACAAAAATGTTAACCATTCTGATTTAATTGAAGTAATTATACCTTTCACAATTGGAACAAATGAAAAAATAACTGTTCAAGTTCCCATTGAAGGTAAAAAAAGAGGGTTATCTAGTCTCAAACAATTGGAGCTAACTATCCCACATTTATATGGTGAGGGAGCAGTTGTACTTTTTTATAAACCCTTGATACTTAAGGAACAAATGGTGTACCCATCTATTCATAAATTAATGGATTTTAGATATCCTTCTGCATTAAAGCCAGGTGCATATGAATATAAGCATTCCATTTTTCAAGATGTTTTTTCTCCGGTAGGTACTAGAGATTATTTGCAATCTGATCAATTTCATCACATACATTGGAAAGCTAGCGCAAGGATGCAAAAATTCCAAACAAAAGTATTTACTCAAGTCGCCAACGAGTCGGTTATGCTCATCTTAAATGTTGCACATCATTATTCAATCATAGCGGATCTTGAAGAAAAAATTGAAACCATCGCTTCGTATGCTGATTATTTTTACCGTGAGGGAATTCCTTACTCGTTGGCAGTTAATGTTCGATCACTTGGACGTTCTCCCTATTTATTCCTTCCTACGGGTGATGGACAAGTACATCGACAAAAAATGATGGACATCTTATCAATCCTTTCAAAAAATGATTTAACCATGCCATTTAAACAAATGATGATTCACATGGATATGCATGAAAACTTACCTATGGTCGTTATTATATTTACACATGACTATGAGGAAGTGGCTCCATTTGTAACAAAATGGAGATTACAAGCACATGTCGATTTATATGGGTTGACTGAAGTAGGGGGTGGACAAAAGTGGAAAAAAAGGGCCCTTCAAAATTATTAA
- a CDS encoding SMI1/KNR4 family protein, which yields MVEEGSIVKQTLNTLKKRLKENENIIQIQGEGGYLAKVECTFNPPATDEEIKNFERQTGLILPNDYKEFLKISNGCRLFDDIESGGEIELYSLDQIIDLNEHYDEFEGCFDIAYIYQDNIVINSKHYSELKKNYLFWKGHIDQFEEAIPLEMNFELWLDRFIISSGAKFWSWSIYTAENYYKLS from the coding sequence ATGGTTGAAGAAGGAAGTATTGTTAAACAAACTTTAAATACGTTAAAAAAACGATTAAAGGAAAATGAAAATATAATTCAGATTCAAGGAGAGGGAGGTTATTTAGCCAAGGTGGAATGTACATTTAATCCACCAGCAACTGATGAGGAAATAAAGAATTTTGAAAGACAAACAGGTTTAATCTTACCAAATGATTATAAAGAGTTTCTAAAAATTTCTAATGGATGTCGATTATTTGATGATATTGAATCTGGTGGAGAAATTGAACTTTATAGTCTTGACCAAATAATTGATTTAAATGAACATTACGATGAATTTGAAGGATGTTTTGATATAGCCTACATTTATCAAGATAATATTGTAATAAATTCAAAACATTATAGTGAGTTGAAAAAAAATTATTTATTTTGGAAAGGTCATATAGACCAGTTTGAAGAGGCAATTCCATTAGAAATGAACTTTGAATTATGGTTGGATAGATTTATCATTAGCTCAGGGGCAAAGTTTTGGTCGTGGTCTATTTATACAGCTGAAAATTACTATAAATTATCATAG
- a CDS encoding HAAS domain-containing protein translates to MLTTKSENFIDNLRLYLITSGKNENEVKDVTDELRDHLIESEKSGKSIDEIIEGTPEAYMESIKIEMKTDYISLVKNIPIFILGIIAYFIMGPSIRGEFELNIIQLIGFPIISVIGLLIYVVLFQQAGKKQYSLKKLFFIGTIAYSSVTILFIFLLLGSTFLVEPFYKASPIVNLAIITMCGAVFILLSFWGKTLSAIWIPALLFIPDYFYKFSNYKDETILIIGAASFVLIFIFMMLNLLIIDRVRKAKVMR, encoded by the coding sequence ATGTTAACAACAAAAAGTGAGAATTTCATCGATAATCTTCGATTGTACTTAATTACTTCAGGGAAAAATGAAAATGAAGTGAAAGATGTAACAGATGAGTTGCGTGATCATTTAATTGAATCTGAGAAGAGTGGGAAGAGTATAGATGAAATAATCGAGGGTACTCCTGAAGCTTATATGGAATCCATTAAGATAGAGATGAAAACAGATTATATTAGTCTTGTGAAAAACATTCCGATATTTATTTTAGGAATTATTGCTTATTTTATTATGGGACCATCAATTAGAGGCGAATTTGAATTGAACATTATTCAATTAATAGGTTTTCCAATTATTTCAGTAATTGGACTACTCATTTATGTTGTTTTATTCCAACAAGCTGGAAAAAAGCAATATTCATTAAAGAAACTCTTCTTTATTGGTACGATTGCCTATTCAAGTGTTACTATATTATTCATTTTTCTTTTATTGGGAAGTACCTTTTTAGTAGAACCTTTCTACAAAGCTAGCCCTATAGTAAACTTGGCCATTATAACAATGTGCGGGGCAGTTTTTATCTTGTTATCCTTTTGGGGTAAGACATTGTCAGCCATTTGGATTCCAGCGTTATTGTTCATTCCTGATTATTTTTACAAGTTTTCAAATTATAAGGACGAGACAATCTTGATTATCGGCGCTGCATCGTTTGTGCTCATCTTCATTTTCATGATGTTGAACTTATTAATAATTGATCGAGTAAGAAAGGCAAAAGTGATGAGATAA
- a CDS encoding PadR family transcriptional regulator has product MLKGILEGCLLAIIKRGETYGYEMIEKLEEFGFNMVSEGSIYPVLMRMQKDNLVTTVMKASPNGPNRKYYSITELGQVELADYQARWKELSHAVHALFDHDLNKGVE; this is encoded by the coding sequence ATGTTGAAAGGAATCTTGGAAGGTTGTTTGTTGGCGATTATTAAACGCGGAGAGACGTATGGATATGAAATGATCGAGAAATTAGAAGAGTTCGGATTTAATATGGTCAGTGAAGGGAGTATTTATCCTGTTTTAATGAGGATGCAGAAAGATAATCTGGTCACAACAGTAATGAAAGCATCACCAAATGGCCCGAACCGAAAATACTATTCAATCACCGAATTAGGGCAAGTTGAACTAGCTGATTACCAAGCAAGGTGGAAAGAACTTTCACACGCTGTGCATGCTTTATTTGATCATGACTTGAATAAAGGAGTGGAATAA
- a CDS encoding PadR family transcriptional regulator → MKHKLLPLSETMHYILLALREPLHGYAVMQKIEKISNGTVILAAGTLYGAIENLNKHGWIEPVGNSGRRRIYMITTEGRTVLKMEQERLLHILSLYEGSESNEEV, encoded by the coding sequence ATGAAACATAAATTATTACCGTTGTCTGAAACCATGCATTATATTTTATTAGCTCTACGTGAGCCACTCCACGGCTATGCCGTAATGCAGAAGATAGAAAAAATAAGTAATGGTACCGTTATTTTAGCGGCTGGTACATTATACGGTGCGATTGAAAACTTGAATAAACATGGTTGGATTGAACCTGTTGGAAATTCAGGTCGGAGAAGAATTTATATGATAACTACAGAAGGAAGAACCGTTTTGAAAATGGAACAAGAAAGGCTATTGCATATTTTATCCTTGTATGAAGGAAGTGAATCAAATGAAGAGGTTTAA